The Rhizobium sp. BT03 genome has a window encoding:
- a CDS encoding DUF899 domain-containing protein — MTATAENGTGGQPTQKPAVVSPEAWEAARKQLLVKEKAQTRARDALAAQRRRMPWTAVEKTYVFEGPEGRVSLLDLFEGRHQLIVYRAFYEPGVFGWPEHACRGCSMVADQVAHVAHLNARDTTLVFASRAPQADIARLKARMGWTMPWVTITDDFDKDFGVDEWHGTNVFYRDGERIFRTYFINNRGDEQMGGTWNYLDITPLGRQEVWEDSPEGYPQTPTYKWWNWHDAYVADAEPDKKWVEVSDAGEAAFREESAKAKS; from the coding sequence ATGACTGCGACAGCCGAAAATGGAACGGGCGGACAGCCCACCCAGAAACCCGCCGTGGTATCGCCGGAGGCCTGGGAGGCCGCCCGAAAGCAACTGCTGGTGAAGGAGAAGGCTCAGACTCGCGCCCGCGACGCGCTTGCCGCCCAGCGGCGGCGCATGCCGTGGACGGCGGTGGAGAAGACCTATGTCTTCGAAGGGCCGGAGGGCAGGGTCAGCCTGCTCGACCTCTTCGAGGGGCGCCATCAGTTGATTGTCTACCGCGCCTTCTACGAGCCCGGCGTGTTCGGCTGGCCCGAACATGCCTGCCGGGGCTGCTCGATGGTGGCCGATCAGGTCGCGCATGTCGCCCATCTCAACGCTCGCGACACGACGCTGGTCTTCGCCTCGCGCGCACCGCAAGCCGATATCGCCCGGCTGAAAGCGCGAATGGGATGGACGATGCCGTGGGTGACGATCACCGACGATTTCGACAAGGATTTCGGCGTCGACGAGTGGCACGGCACCAACGTGTTCTACCGCGACGGCGAGCGCATCTTCCGCACCTATTTCATCAACAATCGCGGCGACGAGCAGATGGGCGGCACCTGGAACTATCTCGACATCACCCCGCTCGGCCGTCAGGAAGTCTGGGAGGATTCGCCGGAGGGCTATCCCCAGACCCCGACCTACAAATGGTGGAACTGGCACGACGCCTATGTCGCCGACGCCGAGCCCGATAAGAAATGGGTCGAAGTCTCCGATGCCGGCGAGGCGGCGTTCCGGGAGGAAAGCGCCAAGGCGAAATCTTAG
- a CDS encoding DUF4087 domain-containing protein, with amino-acid sequence MTRLHALVLMMLLAPAAAHAERRCGWLDNPSTANWSLMDAGGGWTIMENGSGYKAEGMDKIPDLTTGEYVYTHATHGYACACMDVDTDGEGGITRIHSVRQLPLSRCRNDAAISWFLDRDE; translated from the coding sequence ATGACCAGATTGCATGCGCTTGTTTTGATGATGCTTCTCGCGCCCGCCGCGGCGCATGCCGAACGGCGCTGCGGCTGGCTGGACAATCCCTCGACGGCCAACTGGTCGCTCATGGATGCCGGCGGCGGCTGGACCATCATGGAGAATGGCAGCGGCTACAAGGCCGAGGGAATGGACAAGATTCCGGATCTGACGACCGGCGAATACGTCTACACCCATGCCACGCACGGCTATGCCTGCGCTTGCATGGACGTCGACACGGACGGCGAGGGTGGGATTACCCGCATTCATTCCGTGCGGCAATTGCCGCTCTCGCGGTGCCGGAACGACGCCGCCATCAGCTGGTTCCTAGACAGAGACGAGTGA
- a CDS encoding response regulator — translation MKVMIVEDENIIALELERIAQQAGHQTVGPVSTVEQALAYAPKSDVALVDLSLSDGPSGAQLARRLIDRFGVDVIFVTGSPESVGNGIAGALDVISKPFTDERIVSALSRAEAARRKDFDSSRAAI, via the coding sequence ATGAAGGTCATGATCGTTGAAGATGAGAATATCATCGCTCTGGAGCTCGAACGCATCGCGCAACAGGCCGGACACCAGACGGTCGGGCCGGTTTCAACCGTGGAACAAGCTCTTGCCTATGCTCCCAAGAGCGATGTGGCGCTCGTCGATCTCAGCCTTTCCGACGGGCCGAGCGGCGCTCAGCTTGCGCGCCGGCTGATCGACCGCTTCGGCGTGGACGTTATTTTCGTGACCGGCAGTCCCGAAAGTGTCGGCAACGGTATCGCTGGAGCGCTCGACGTGATCTCCAAGCCTTTCACGGACGAAAGGATTGTCAGCGCGCTCTCGCGAGCGGAGGCGGCCCGACGCAAAGATTTCGACAGCAGCAGGGCAGCGATCTGA
- a CDS encoding SulP family inorganic anion transporter — MLLSSIRRDWAANPMREMLAGAVATFALIPEVIAFSFVAGVDPEVGLFASFVIGIVIAFTGGRTAMISAAAGSVALVAAPLVHAHGLPYLFAAGLLAGLLQIVFGLLRLGVLMRFVSKSVRTGFVNALAILIFAAQMPHIIGAGWMEYAVLGAGLIIIYLTPRITTAIPSPLICVLILTVASVSSGLPVLTVADLGRLPDSLPVFGLPAVPLTLETLRIIAGPALAIAMVGLLESMMTASVVDDLTDTPSSKNRECTGLGLANAAASLFGGIAGCGMIGQTVSNVKYGGRGRLSTLFAGAFLLILMVLLKPWVSEVPVAALVAIMVMVSIDTFDWSSLRAVVVHPRMSSAVMVATVVVTVFTANLALGVTVGVLLSGVFFTFKVARLLRIDVAPDQTAGRRAYRVSGQVFFASADVFVDAFDVQDAIGKTVLIDVSDAHFWDITAVAALDKVAQRFKAHGIAVEVAGLNQASATLIESLDGKVVLKEV, encoded by the coding sequence ATGCTGCTTTCCTCTATCCGTCGCGATTGGGCCGCCAATCCCATGCGCGAAATGCTTGCCGGGGCGGTGGCGACCTTCGCCCTGATCCCCGAGGTCATCGCCTTTTCATTCGTGGCGGGGGTCGATCCAGAAGTCGGCCTATTCGCCTCCTTCGTCATCGGCATCGTCATTGCGTTTACCGGCGGGCGCACGGCGATGATTTCAGCGGCGGCCGGGTCGGTCGCACTGGTGGCGGCACCGCTGGTGCATGCCCATGGACTGCCTTATCTCTTTGCGGCCGGGCTGCTGGCGGGGCTGCTGCAGATCGTGTTCGGCCTGCTGCGGCTCGGCGTGCTGATGCGTTTCGTCTCGAAATCCGTGCGCACCGGCTTCGTCAATGCGCTTGCCATCCTGATCTTTGCCGCGCAGATGCCGCACATCATCGGCGCCGGCTGGATGGAATATGCCGTGCTGGGTGCCGGGCTTATCATCATTTATCTGACGCCGCGGATCACCACGGCGATCCCGTCGCCGCTGATCTGCGTCCTGATCCTGACCGTCGCCTCGGTATCTTCAGGGCTTCCCGTTCTGACCGTCGCCGATCTCGGCCGGCTGCCGGACTCGCTTCCGGTATTCGGCTTGCCGGCAGTGCCGCTGACGCTGGAAACGCTGCGGATCATCGCCGGCCCGGCGCTTGCCATCGCCATGGTCGGGCTGCTGGAATCAATGATGACGGCGAGCGTCGTCGACGATCTGACGGATACGCCGAGTTCGAAGAACCGCGAATGCACCGGTCTCGGCCTTGCCAATGCGGCCGCGAGCCTGTTCGGCGGCATCGCCGGCTGCGGCATGATCGGCCAGACGGTGAGCAACGTGAAATATGGCGGGCGCGGCCGGCTCTCGACGCTGTTTGCCGGCGCGTTCCTGCTGATCCTGATGGTGCTCCTGAAGCCATGGGTTTCCGAGGTTCCGGTCGCGGCGCTGGTGGCGATCATGGTGATGGTCTCGATCGACACCTTCGACTGGTCGTCGCTCCGGGCCGTGGTGGTCCATCCTCGGATGTCGAGCGCCGTCATGGTGGCGACCGTCGTGGTCACCGTCTTCACCGCCAATCTGGCGCTGGGCGTGACGGTCGGGGTGCTGCTCAGCGGCGTGTTCTTCACCTTCAAGGTCGCCCGCCTGCTGCGCATCGATGTCGCGCCCGATCAAACCGCCGGACGGCGCGCCTATCGCGTGTCGGGCCAAGTGTTTTTTGCCTCCGCCGATGTCTTCGTCGACGCCTTCGACGTTCAGGACGCGATCGGCAAGACCGTGCTGATCGACGTCTCCGATGCGCATTTCTGGGATATCACCGCTGTCGCCGCGCTCGACAAGGTCGCGCAGCGATTCAAGGCACATGGCATCGCCGTTGAGGTCGCAGGCCTCAATCAGGCGAGTGCAACCTTGATCGAAAGCCTCGACGGCAAGGTGGTGCTGAAGGAGGTGTAA